A window of Pseudoliparis swirei isolate HS2019 ecotype Mariana Trench chromosome 13, NWPU_hadal_v1, whole genome shotgun sequence genomic DNA:
tgaatgcagagaactaatttccccttgtggattaataaagtatatttaaaaaaaatttaaaaaaagtttcgttaattgcgttaaaatattttagtgcgttaacggggccaaattaatcgcatagattaacgcgttaacgctgacagctctaatatatacatatatatatatatatacatatactttgGTTCATACTAAAAAGTCAGGGGATGAAccaaagtgtatatatatatatatatttaaatgttctgtATTATATCAGTGGTCAGATAGTTTCGTGCCAGAAGTCAACACCCTCCGGCTCAATAGGGGGCGCTTTGTcgcctccacgctgcacgaacTCCAACATCCGCCAataaacaggaagaagaagaagaagaagaaaaggtagaagaagtagaagaagaagagtgtttGGTGACGCTCGTTTCTGATTGGTTGCTCTTAAAGCGTTAACAAACGTGGGTAAAGAAAGTGGCTCACCGCAGCTCCATGTGGTGTTTTTCTCTTGACGAAGAACTTAACGATCCCagtgaatgaatatatatatttaggttgATATTTTCGGTCATGTACAGTTTTTGGGAGCCACTTGTGTTGAGTTACTTTAACCGAAAGTGAAATACTTCCACTGGAAACACGTTGTATTGGAGACCATGGATGACAGTGGGACTGAAGGTAAACACATCTTTCTTTTATAATGACTTGTATAATATGTTAATTACCAACATTATTGTGCCTGGATTTCCCTCCTGTGTGTTTCTTCCGGTAACTAGCGTGGACCCAGGTAAACCTCCAGCAGCTTCTAGCTACGATGAAAGCCACCCTCCCAGGACATGCCCGAAATCTCTCGTACATCACAGCACAGAAAACTGTGGACTGGAATAAAGTGGCGTTCCCCCCTTTCTCTCCTGAAGCATGCCAAGAAAAGTGGAAACAGATTTTGCGGAAAGTGAGTCACAGTTTAAGTTTTCAGTCATCAACAAACCTAAACGAGTTTCCCAGTTCTCAATGAAACGTAGATGTTTGAGTCTGtaaacagttttttaaatattatagtCTTATATGTTACATATTGCCATTTTGATTTGATGgatttcctcctctcttgctcacTGACACTTAAATCATATATTATTTTGGATGAACTATGCAATGTAATGACACCATGGTGTTCATATGTGCCTCTTTACCTGTTGTGCGAGCAACAATACAGATCGAGATTGTAGTGAAATGCAGCAAACAATTTAGCATTTCAAAATATTCTTTGAAGTTCGTGTAATTGGTGTAACATTTGTAATGTTCTTGCTCAGATGAGTAAGACCCGGACCCTCATCGAGCTCATCGATGAAGCGAATGGTGTCATAACCAATCCGGTCAAGAACGTAAAGGTAAGCACGGCACAATCAAGAAAGCTTCATGTTGTGAGTACAACATTGCTCTATGCATGCACGTATATATTCTAAATACAGTTTGAGGTCTTTGTTTCTATGATGCAAATCTCCTGCAAAGCAGTAATGACTCATCACGCTCTCTGTGGAGCCCTCACTTGTACTACGGATAAAGAGAGAAGTCTGGATGTCTTAAAAGGTTGCGACCACAAGTCTAATAATATCACATGCTTCATTTTTTGATTCATTGTACCTCAGATCCACCCAGAGTGCCCAAAGAGACCCGCTCCTCCGACTGCTATCTTTTTCGAGGAAAATGTGTCTGATTATCAGAAGACGCACCCGAATAGGAGcagacaaaatatattcaggaaGCTATGCAAGAAGTATAAGCTGCTCCCATGTGAAGAGAAGGTACAGTGAGTAAAAGGCTACCGCTAAAACAACACTTCTTATCATTTGGTGTTGCCTTGGGATTCAACTTTGTATTGATCATGAATAACTGACATTTTCCAGGCTCCATATGAGGACAAATTTCAGCTTGCAAATGAGGAATACATGAGAAAGATGGAGCTGTTCAGGTAGTAAATTGACACATGTATCATACGAATACGCAATACACTTACGAATGTGTGATTTGGCCCAGAATGCCTGTTTAAAATTAACTGTCAAACTAATTATTTGTCTTTCAGTAAACAATATCTAAAAGGTGACTTTCGCAAGTCCACATTGAAGAAGCTCAGTGCGAAAAACAAAGCTGTAACGAGAGCTGTAAGTCATTAACTCCAGTGTACTGTTTGCATAGTTAGCGGAGTTATTCTTTGTACCCCAAATGTCTATTGATATAATATTCATATGATTTAATACAGTTTGTATTTATGCCAGTGGTTATTTGAAAGGACACATACTTGATTACAATTGTATAACACTGCTGGAAATGTTCAAATTCTTACTTTACGTAtcttcaaattgatgtgacctcTCTTCTGAAAGCAGGTCAGTAAAGACACAGAGGGCATGCCTCCCAAGCCTTCGATGTAAGCCACCCActccacatttacacatatttaAGTATTTGTTTTGTGTATGTTCCTAAATTGCCAGTTGGCAACTTTTGCTGTTTTTATCCCATTTTCAGGGGATTAATTCTCAATAGTTCTTGCTTGTCATTAAGATTGAAGAAGTCCTTTGGAGAGCCATATGTTTTGAACTTTGCAATATGTCTTAATCTTTTGGGAAATTAACACAAAAACAACTAATGCTAACCAGCAGTTAATTCACCAGCAGCtgatcacctgtgtgtgtgtgtacttttagAAATGGATATACACTATTCTGCAAAGAGCAGTCTGCTTCTGGGACGGCATATAAAGGCGTAAATGTGTGGGCCCAAAGTTGGCGAGATATGACTGAGAAACGGAAAGACGTTTACAACACGAGCTGCAAACGGGTAGGAACACAAACTTTTGAGACGGCTACAATAGATTTGGATGTTTGGTCTCGGTGTAAATCTGTTGAATCTGAATGGAACACTTTGCGTATCTCTTTTAGTTGAAGAGCCAGTACGTGGTTGAGCTGAAAGAATATCTAATGGTAAGTCAGTTAGGAAACTACAGTTGCAACACTGAGCTGATGCTGTCAGACATTGTGTAACAATTGTGTTTATGTCCCTTAAGAATTTTGATGAGGCGAAGCAGCAGCGGATCCTAAAGGAAACCGGCATCAAAAGACCCAAAGAGCTTCGGGTGAGAAGATTCATTGCTCCTGCACAGATCTGGTCGTTAGTCCTGAGAACAAATGTTCAGTGCTTGCAGATGTGCTGTCACCTCTGgttattaaaaacataaaataaatggcCAACAGATTTGAGTGAGCGTGTTTGCTTTTCCATTTGTAAGTTGTTTATTGTCCGTGTTATTtagttgtttctttctttcagtcaAAGAACCAGCTTGTTGTGCTCTCTTCACACAATAGCTCTCCTCTTTTAAAAATCCATTTCTCATTAATATGCAGGACATTAAAAGAagagataaaaataaaattcctGGGGAACCAAAAATTACATTTCGGTGAGCATGATCATACATTTGTTTCCCTTAAGAGACCCggaattaattaaaatgtgcagcaaatCAAACTCCCGGTTACCTGCAGACAAACTTGTGACTGAATATTTCTTCAATTGCAGATCTGGTTGTGACA
This region includes:
- the LOC130203893 gene encoding nucleolar transcription factor 1-B-like isoform X2, with translation MDDSGTEAWTQVNLQQLLATMKATLPGHARNLSYITAQKTVDWNKVAFPPFSPEACQEKWKQILRKMSKTRTLIELIDEANGVITNPVKNVKIHPECPKRPAPPTAIFFEENVSDYQKTHPNRSRQNIFRKLCKKYKLLPCEEKAPYEDKFQLANEEYMRKMELFSKQYLKGDFRKSTLKKLSAKNKAVTRAVSKDTEGMPPKPSINGYTLFCKEQSASGTAYKGVNVWAQSWRDMTEKRKDVYNTSCKRLKSQYVVELKEYLMNFDEAKQQRILKETGIKRPKELRDIKRRDKNKIPGEPKITFRSGCDIFRKKQMFLLKDHILNSKERFGRVNKMWLDLSSEEKKRYQEEVFKDNKKYCMELQKWFETLSAAEQQLYRMHNPSKLRYLDAVQMEVYNSEKTRAPIYRPSDSEDEDTEESEDEVESDEEEEEEEDDDVIVFEVY
- the LOC130203893 gene encoding nucleolar transcription factor 1-B-like isoform X1, with the protein product MDDSGTEAWTQVNLQQLLATMKATLPGHARNLSYITAQKTVDWNKVAFPPFSPEACQEKWKQILRKMSKTRTLIELIDEANGVITNPVKNVKIHPECPKRPAPPTAIFFEENVSDYQKTHPNRSRQNIFRKLCKKYKLLPCEEKAPYEDKFQLANEEYMRKMELFSKQYLKGDFRKSTLKKLSAKNKAVTRAQVSKDTEGMPPKPSINGYTLFCKEQSASGTAYKGVNVWAQSWRDMTEKRKDVYNTSCKRLKSQYVVELKEYLMNFDEAKQQRILKETGIKRPKELRDIKRRDKNKIPGEPKITFRSGCDIFRKKQMFLLKDHILNSKERFGRVNKMWLDLSSEEKKRYQEEVFKDNKKYCMELQKWFETLSAAEQQLYRMHNPSKLRYLDAVQMEVYNSEKTRAPIYRPSDSEDEDTEESEDEVESDEEEEEEEDDDVIVFEVY